CCGGGAGGGTCTGGCCCTGGCACTGGCTGCGACGATGCCCTCCAGGCGGCCGTCCTGGTTCGAGGGTGTCGTCGACGACGCCCTGGCTCTCGCCCCTCACGCCATCACCGGGAACGTCAGGGCCCTGGCGGAGTTCGATGTGAGCGAGGAGGCCCGTTCCTACCCGGGGCCGGTGCTCGTGCTGCGCGGTGACCTCGACCTGCCCCACCTCATCACCGAGGAGATCGCACGGCGCACCGCGGCTGCTTACCCGAACTCCCGCCTCGAACTGTGGCAGGGAGTCGGCCACTCGCCTCAGGTCGAAGCGCCGCAACGATTCAACCGCCTGTTGGCGGAATTCCTCGCGGAGGTGGTCGACGATTGACCGTTCACCAGGATCGGGTCTGGAGTTCCCGGCTCGGGTCGGAGGGTCAGCCATGAGATGAAGCCGGCGCCTTCCCGCTCCCCTGACCCCCAAGCCACTTGCCATGAAGGAGAGAAACTGTGAAGAGAACACTCATCACGACCCTGGCCGCGCTGCTGTGCGCCGCCCTCGCGCAGCCGGTGCAGATCGGGATCCTGAGCCCCTTGACCGGTGCCGCCGCCGGCACCGGCCAGGCTCAACTCGCCGGCTTCGAACTCGCGCTCGAGGAGATCAACGAGGCCGGAGGTGTCCTCGGTGAACCGCTCGAACTCATCGTCGAGGACACCCAGGCGACCCCAGCGGTCGCCCAGGCCGCGTTCGAGAAGCTGATGACCGAAGACGGGGTGGGGATCATCGCGGGCGGTTACTCCAGCAACGTGACCCTTTCGCTCGTCGAGTCGTTCCGCACCTTCCAGCCGATCGTCACCTGGATCGGCGGCGCCTCCTCGGGCATCGGCATCGACGGCTTCGACGGCATCGAGGAGCTCATCGGCGAAGAGGAGTGGTTCTTCCACATCCACCCGTGGGATTACCACAACGTCACCGCAGCTACCGACTACGTCGCCTCGACTGAAGCAGAGACGGTCGCGCTGCTGCACGAGGACTCCGCCTTCGGCGGCCCCGGTGCCGCCGCCGCCGCTGGCTTGCTCGAGGATGCCGGCCTCGACGTCGTACTGCGAGAGTCGTTCACCTCGACGCTGCTCGGTGGCTCCGGCGACTTCCGGGCCGCCATCACCAAAGCCCGCGCCACCGATGCCGACATGCTCTACTGGATCGGCTACGACAGCGACGTTGTGCCGCTGACCTCGCAGGTGCGCGAGCTGGGCTACACGCCCGAATACATCTTCGGTGCCCCTCCCGGATGGCCCGCGGAGTTCGCCTCCTCGCCGGAAGCCCAGTGCGTGACCGGCCTCATCGGCTTCCTCCCGAACCTGCCCAATCCGGAGGCTCAGGAGTTCACCCGCGCCTACCGCGCGATGCACAACGCCGACCCCGAGAACTACATGGCCGCTCTCGCCTACGCGAACCTGTGGGCTCTGGCGGACGCCATCAACGCTGCCGGCACAACCGACCGTGACGAAGTTATCGCCGCTCTCGAGGCCGGTACCTTCCGCTCGCCGATGGGCGACTGGAGCTTCACCGACTCGGAGATCACCTCCCATCAGGGCTTCGGGGCCGAGATGTGGCTGGTGTTCCAGTACCAGAACGGCGTTCGCGAGATCGTCTACCCGATCGAGAAGGCGACCGCACCTCTGCAGACCTGCAACTAGTCGACCTCTCCTGGGCGGGTCTTCGGACCCGCCCACTCGACTCGCTTCCGGATCTCGATGGAAATCACCCTACTCATACAGGCTCTCGTCTCCGGGCTCCTCGCCTCCGGCCTCTACGCCCTCGTGGCGGTGGGCCTGGCACTGGCGATCGGCGTCATCGGAATCGTCAACTTCGCCCACGGCGAGTTCTTCATGATCGGCGCCTTCCTCACCTACCAGCTGGCAGTCAGTTTCGGGCTCGACCCGGTCGTCTCGCTGCTGCTGGTGGCGCCGGCGCTCTTCGTCATCGGTGCCCTCCTCTACCGCACCACAGTCCACTACGTGCTGGGCGCTCCCGAACTGAACCAGATGCTCCTCACCTTCGGACTAGGGATCATCCTCCAGAACGTGGCGCTGCTCGTCTGGGGCGGCGATCCCCGCACCGTCCCGGCGATCCCCTACCGTTCGGCGAGCTTCCAACTCGGTGACGTCACCTTCGGAGCGGTCCTGGTGGGCAGCTTCCTCGTATCGATAGCGCTCGTCGGTGGCCTCTACTGGCTGCTGCTGCGCACCCCTACCGGCCGCGGCATGAGAGCAGTGGCGCAGAACCGGATCGGCGCCAGCCTGGTCGGGCTGGAGGTCGACCGCACCTATCTACTCACCTTCGCCCTATCGGCAGCGCTCGCGGGAATCGGCGGCGTCATGATCGCAGTCATCCAATCCCCGACCCCCATGGTCGGCCTCACGTACACCCTCAAGGCGTTCGCCATCGTGGTACTGGCCGGGCTAGGCAACATCCGCGGGATCCTCTGGGCGAGCCTGCTGGTGGCACTCTCCGAGTCGCTCGTCGCGAACCTGGTGCCCAACGGCGGTTCACTGCGCAACGCGGTATTTTTCGCGATCATCTTCATCGTCCTGGTCGTGAGGGGCAGGAAGGGCGGCGCCGCATGAGGCGGCTCCTCTACCAGGTCGCCGGCGTGGCTGTCGCGGCCGTCCTCCTGCTCGTGCTTCCCGATCTGCTGCGGGCGCTCTTCGGCAGCGCCTCGGTAAGTTACCTCTCGCTGCTGATCAACGCGGCTACACTCGCGATCCTCGCCCTCTCCTGGGACATCCTGGCTCGTACCGGGCAGCTCTCGCTCGCGCACGCGGCTTTCTACGGCGCCGGGGGTTACAGCACCGCCATCCTCATCAACCTCGCCGACGTGCCGCTCTGGCTGGGCCTCCCACTGGGCGGCCTGGTCGCCGGGCTCCTGGCTCTGGCCCTCGGCCCCGTCACCCTGCGGCTGCACGGCATCTACTTCGCCATCGCCACACTCGCCTTCACCGAGGTGTTGCGCGCGGTCGTTCAGCAGTTGCCCAGGGGCATCGCCGGTGGGGCGCCGGGGCTCAACGTCTCTGCCCTCTTCCGCCCCACCTTCATCCCCGGCGAGATGGAGCGCTGGGAGATCGCCTACCTGCGCAACGAGAGCTACTTCGTCGTCTACGTTATCGTCCTCCTCCTCACCATCGCCCTGAGCCTGCTGGTGCAGCGCTCGCGCCTCCGCTCGTCGTTCACCGCGGTGAGGGTCAACCAGCAGGTGGCTGCCGTCATGGGAGTGAACCCGGCACGAGCGAAGCTTCTTGCGTTCATCCTCTCGAGCGTGCCGGTTGGAATCCTCGGAGCCCTCGAAGCGCATCGTCACGGGTCGGTCAACCCGTTCGACACCTTCGGCATCGGAACCACCGTGCTGGCCCTGGTGACCCCGATCTTCGGCGGCCTCTACACCACCTTCGGTCCGATAGTCGGCGCCATCGTGCTCTCGGCACTCGAGGAGACCCTGCGCCGCTCGATAGAGAACGGCTACCTGATCGTCTACGGGGTGGTCCTCGTCACCGCTGTGCTGTTCATGCCGCGGGGACTGGTGGGCCTCTTCGACCGGCTCCGCCGCCGGCGACCCGCGAGCGGCCAGCGCCCGGGACTCCGCAGCCCGGAGAGGGAGGGCCCATGAGCCTCCTGCGAGTGACGTCGCTCAGCAAGCGGTTCGGCGGCCTCGACGCCGTCAAGAACCTCGACCTGGAGGTGAACGAGGGCGAGATCGTCGCGATCATCGGGCCTAACGGCGCCGGCAAGACGACCACCCTCAACCTGCTGTCGGGCCTCCTGGAACCGACCGGCGGCACCATCGAACTGGCTGGGCGCGAGATCGGTGGTGTCTCGCCCGATGTTCGCTGTCATCTTGGCCTCGGCCGCGCCTTCCAGGTCGTCCAGCCGTTCCCCGAGATGACCGTGACCGAGAACGTGCGGGTAGGAGCTCTGTTCGGCACACCGGGCATCTCCGCCGCCGAGGCTACCCGTGTAACCGAGCGGAGCCTCGAGCGGACCGGCCTCTGGGATCTGCGCGAGACGCCAGCGGAGGAGCTGACGCTGATGCAGGAGAAGCGGCTCGAGATCGCCCGCGCCCTCGCCACCCAGCCGAGGGTGATTCTGCTCGACGAAGTCATGGCCGGCCTACGGCCGGCGGAGGCTCGCGAGGCGGTGGGGCTGGTCAAGGACATCCGAGCCGGGGGGGTGACCGTCATCTTCATCGAACACGTGATGCCAGTGGTGCGAGATCTCGCCGATCGGGTAGTCGTGATGGACTACGGCCGGAAGATCGCCGAGGGTGATTACGCGGAGGTTACCGCCAATCCTCATGTGGTGGAGGCGTACCTGGGCAGCGCGGAGGAGGCGCAGCTGTGACCCACGGCAACGGCAACGCGCTGCGCATAGACTCCCTCTCGACGGGATACGGGAAGATACAGGTCCTCTGGGAACTCTCGCTGGCGGTGCCCCAAGGCTCCTTCGCGGCGATCATCGGCGCCAACGGGGCAGGTAAGTCGACATTGCTGCGCACGATCTCCGGGCTGCTGCCCGCCTGGTCCGGCCAGGTCGAGGCGGTGGGGCGAAGCCTGACCGGCTCGAGTCCGGCCCAGATCGTCCGGCTGGGGGTGGGCCACGTCCCGGAAGGCAGACAGCTCTTCCCTGCCATGACGGTGGCCGAGAACCTGGAGAGCGGCGCGGACTATCTGCCTTCGGCCCGGAAGCAGGCAGCGAAGACGCGCAAGTTCGTGTTCGAGCTCTTCCCCCGTCTCGCCGAGCGGGCGCCTCAGCTAGCGGGCACGCTTTCGGGCGGCGAACAGCAGATGCTCGCCATCGGCCGGGCGCTCATGAGCCGGCCGAGTCTGCTCCTCGTCGACGAGCCGAGCCTCGGCCTCGCCCCTGCCCTCACCCAGACCGTCTTCGCCGCGCTGCGGTCGATCAACGACGAGGGGGTGACGGTAGTGCTGGTGGAGCAGAACGTGCGTCAGTCGCTCCGTCTCGCCGACGTCGCGTTCGTACTCGAGAACGGTCGCATAACCAGGAGGGGAACCGGCGACGAACTGCTCGAGGACGAGGCGGTCCGGGCCGCTTACCTGGCGCTCTAGCCCGACGAAGGAGTAGACCGGTGAGTGATGTGACGGGACGATTGGAACGACTCGTGGGAGTCGAGATAGGCCCGGGCCGTTGGCTCGAGATCGACCAGGGAACGATCGACCGCTTCGCCGCCGCCACCTTGGATGAGCAGTGGATCCACGTGGACCCGGCGCGAGCGGCCAAGGAGTCGCCGTTCGGCGGGACAGTCGCCCACGGCATGCTCACCCTCAGTCTCGCGCCCAAGCTGGCGATCGAGCTGCTCGAGCTCGAGACGGCGCCGCTCGTCATCAACTACGGACTGAACAGGGTCCGCTTCCCCGCGCCGCTGCGGGCCGGGCAGCGCATCCGGCTGTTCCTCAGCATCATCAAGGTGGAAAGGCTGACCGGAGGCGCTCGAGTCCCCTTCGACCTGCGGATCGAGGCCGAGGGATCGCCCAAGCCTGTATGCGTGGCGCAGATGATCTTCCAGTTGCAGGAGTAGCCGGCGCTCGTCGAGTCACATGGCAGCACAAGACTTGACATGACGACACTCATGTTATATATGTGACGCAGAGGCGCTCGCAAGAGTGCCGAAATCCGGATGGGAGGTTTCAGATATGGCACTGGTTCGTAGGCAGCAACCGCGCAGCAACTCCTGGAATCTCGCAAGCGGCAGCAACGTACCGAGCCTCTTCCAGGAGTTCGACCAGCTCTTCAACCAGCTGGCTGCACCGTCTCTCGGCACCACGCAGTGGACGCAGGGCTACCCGATCGACCTCTTCGAGACCGGCGAGGAGCTGGTGCTCCAGATGGCGGTGCCCGGTGTGCAGAGCGAGGATCTCGACATCAGCATCGAGGGCCGCGAGCTCTCCATCCAGGGCAACCTGCCGCAGGCCGAGGACGAGGCTCGCCGCTACTGGCTGCAGACCATACCGGTGGGAGAGTTCCGTCGCACGCTCACGCTCCCTGTCCAGGTCGAGGTTGACAACGTGAGCGCGACCGTCGAGAACGGACTGCTGACCCTGCGTATGCCCAAGCAGGTGCAGGCGCGAGCCAGGAAGATCAGCATCTCGAACCGCTGAGCGGCGATCAGGAGCGCGAGTCGAGTATCAGGCGCGGGCAGTGCCCGCGCCTTTTCCTCTGCCCACATTTCACTCTCCTTTCGAGGGAGCCCTATGTCAGATAGCCGAGTTGGCCAACAGTTCGAACTGGGCGTCTACACCTTCGCCGACCGGGCGATGACGCCGCTTACCGACCACACCGTGAGTCCCGCCCACCGGCTCGCGGACCTGCTCGAAGAGATATCGCTGGCCGACGAACTAGGTCTCGATGTGTTCGGTGTAGGTGAGCATCACCGGCCCGACTACGTCGTGTCCTCGCCCGCGGTCGTCCTCGCCGCGGCGGCCGCCCGCACCGAGCGGATCAAGCTGACCAGCGCCGTGACGGTCCTCAGTTCCGACGATCCGGTGAGGGTGTTCCAGCAGTTCGCCACGGTAGACCTGATCTCCGGCGGGCGCGCCGAGATCATGGCTGGCCGCGGATCGTTCATCGAGTCGTTCCCCCTCTTCGGTTACGACCTGAGGCATTACGACGAACTTTTCAGTGAGAAGCTGGAGCTCCTGCTTCGACTGAGGAGGGACGAGCGGGTCGACTGGTCGGGGAAGCATCGTCCTCCACTCGAAAAGGCCGGCGTCTATCCGCGACCCGAACGGGAGCTGCCGATCTGGATAGCCGTAGGAGGAACGCCCGAGTCCGCCGCCCGGGCGGGCAGCCTTGGCCTGCCGATGGCGCTGGCGATCATCGGGGGCGCTCCCGAGCGGTTCGAGCCGTTCGCGAGGATCCACCGAGAGGCGTGGACATTGGCCGGGCACGACCCGAGCGATCTCGCTCTGAGCATCAACTCGCACGCTTTCGTCGGCGACACCTCGGGAGGCGCAGCCAACGACTTCTTCCCCTACTACGCGAGGGCGATGAGTCGCATCGGCCGAGAGCGCGGCTGGCCCCCCACCACCAGAGAGCAGTTCGAGGCACTTCGCACGCCTCGCGGGGCTCTCGCCGTCGGCGAGCCCGAAGAGGTCGCAGAGAAGATCCTCTTCCAGCACTCGATCTTCGGCCACCAACGCTTCATGGCGCAGATGGACGTAGGGGCGGTGCCGCACGACAAGCTGATGCGCTCGATCGAGCTGTTCGGAACGAAGGTCGCACCGCTGGTGCGAGCGGAGGTCG
This genomic window from Trueperaceae bacterium contains:
- a CDS encoding ABC transporter ATP-binding protein, producing MTHGNGNALRIDSLSTGYGKIQVLWELSLAVPQGSFAAIIGANGAGKSTLLRTISGLLPAWSGQVEAVGRSLTGSSPAQIVRLGVGHVPEGRQLFPAMTVAENLESGADYLPSARKQAAKTRKFVFELFPRLAERAPQLAGTLSGGEQQMLAIGRALMSRPSLLLVDEPSLGLAPALTQTVFAALRSINDEGVTVVLVEQNVRQSLRLADVAFVLENGRITRRGTGDELLEDEAVRAAYLAL
- a CDS encoding LLM class flavin-dependent oxidoreductase, with translation MSDSRVGQQFELGVYTFADRAMTPLTDHTVSPAHRLADLLEEISLADELGLDVFGVGEHHRPDYVVSSPAVVLAAAAARTERIKLTSAVTVLSSDDPVRVFQQFATVDLISGGRAEIMAGRGSFIESFPLFGYDLRHYDELFSEKLELLLRLRRDERVDWSGKHRPPLEKAGVYPRPERELPIWIAVGGTPESAARAGSLGLPMALAIIGGAPERFEPFARIHREAWTLAGHDPSDLALSINSHAFVGDTSGGAANDFFPYYARAMSRIGRERGWPPTTREQFEALRTPRGALAVGEPEEVAEKILFQHSIFGHQRFMAQMDVGAVPHDKLMRSIELFGTKVAPLVRAEVARRTDSG
- a CDS encoding ABC transporter ATP-binding protein, whose product is MSLLRVTSLSKRFGGLDAVKNLDLEVNEGEIVAIIGPNGAGKTTTLNLLSGLLEPTGGTIELAGREIGGVSPDVRCHLGLGRAFQVVQPFPEMTVTENVRVGALFGTPGISAAEATRVTERSLERTGLWDLRETPAEELTLMQEKRLEIARALATQPRVILLDEVMAGLRPAEAREAVGLVKDIRAGGVTVIFIEHVMPVVRDLADRVVVMDYGRKIAEGDYAEVTANPHVVEAYLGSAEEAQL
- a CDS encoding Hsp20/alpha crystallin family protein, which gives rise to MALVRRQQPRSNSWNLASGSNVPSLFQEFDQLFNQLAAPSLGTTQWTQGYPIDLFETGEELVLQMAVPGVQSEDLDISIEGRELSIQGNLPQAEDEARRYWLQTIPVGEFRRTLTLPVQVEVDNVSATVENGLLTLRMPKQVQARARKISISNR
- a CDS encoding MaoC family dehydratase, whose translation is MSDVTGRLERLVGVEIGPGRWLEIDQGTIDRFAAATLDEQWIHVDPARAAKESPFGGTVAHGMLTLSLAPKLAIELLELETAPLVINYGLNRVRFPAPLRAGQRIRLFLSIIKVERLTGGARVPFDLRIEAEGSPKPVCVAQMIFQLQE
- a CDS encoding branched-chain amino acid ABC transporter permease: MEITLLIQALVSGLLASGLYALVAVGLALAIGVIGIVNFAHGEFFMIGAFLTYQLAVSFGLDPVVSLLLVAPALFVIGALLYRTTVHYVLGAPELNQMLLTFGLGIILQNVALLVWGGDPRTVPAIPYRSASFQLGDVTFGAVLVGSFLVSIALVGGLYWLLLRTPTGRGMRAVAQNRIGASLVGLEVDRTYLLTFALSAALAGIGGVMIAVIQSPTPMVGLTYTLKAFAIVVLAGLGNIRGILWASLLVALSESLVANLVPNGGSLRNAVFFAIIFIVLVVRGRKGGAA
- a CDS encoding branched-chain amino acid ABC transporter permease; the encoded protein is MRRLLYQVAGVAVAAVLLLVLPDLLRALFGSASVSYLSLLINAATLAILALSWDILARTGQLSLAHAAFYGAGGYSTAILINLADVPLWLGLPLGGLVAGLLALALGPVTLRLHGIYFAIATLAFTEVLRAVVQQLPRGIAGGAPGLNVSALFRPTFIPGEMERWEIAYLRNESYFVVYVIVLLLTIALSLLVQRSRLRSSFTAVRVNQQVAAVMGVNPARAKLLAFILSSVPVGILGALEAHRHGSVNPFDTFGIGTTVLALVTPIFGGLYTTFGPIVGAIVLSALEETLRRSIENGYLIVYGVVLVTAVLFMPRGLVGLFDRLRRRRPASGQRPGLRSPEREGP
- a CDS encoding ABC transporter substrate-binding protein; this translates as MKRTLITTLAALLCAALAQPVQIGILSPLTGAAAGTGQAQLAGFELALEEINEAGGVLGEPLELIVEDTQATPAVAQAAFEKLMTEDGVGIIAGGYSSNVTLSLVESFRTFQPIVTWIGGASSGIGIDGFDGIEELIGEEEWFFHIHPWDYHNVTAATDYVASTEAETVALLHEDSAFGGPGAAAAAGLLEDAGLDVVLRESFTSTLLGGSGDFRAAITKARATDADMLYWIGYDSDVVPLTSQVRELGYTPEYIFGAPPGWPAEFASSPEAQCVTGLIGFLPNLPNPEAQEFTRAYRAMHNADPENYMAALAYANLWALADAINAAGTTDRDEVIAALEAGTFRSPMGDWSFTDSEITSHQGFGAEMWLVFQYQNGVREIVYPIEKATAPLQTCN